The nucleotide window AGGAGCACAGGCCCGCCCTCTTCGTTGAGGTGCGTAGGGGCGAGGCCACGCTCAGCTGCATCGTGAAGGCGATGAAGGCGCCGAACCTGGAGTGCTGCGGGGACCACTGGGGGGCCATCGCCGACACCTTTACCGAGGCGGCGAAGATCCACGGCGAGCCCCTCATCTTGGCTCTCACACTGCGAGAGGGGGTGCGAGCTGTCGCGGGTGTACAGCGAGTCCGCCCTGTTCGCCTCTGCTCGCCGGCTGTGCCACGTCGCCTACGAAGTTGCCTTGGAGTCGCTGACGACGCAgaatgtgctgctgccgcggctcgGTTTCTACTCGGTGCCGAACTTTACCGCTcggcaggtgctgcagtgcaccgaGCACACGGTGGACGCCACGCCGATGGTGCGCTTCCTTGAGGTGATGGGGacgcaccgcagcgacagTGGCAAGCTTCTGGCGGCTGTGCGGCACCGCAGTGTGCCGGTTGTGGATTACATAGGTGAGAGGCTGCTGAGGGCGATGCGGCAGGCCGAGGCTGCTTGAGCCAGCTCCAGGTCGCTGCGGGTGGCAGTGAAGAGGCTGGCTGAGGCGGAGTACTAGGTCGGACAGCAGAATAGCCctggcgtgctgcgcggTGCGGAGCTGAAGGGGATCGTGCTGTACGACCCGGTGCGCGACCGATGGATGTTCACGCACAAAGCCCATCACAccgctgcgcgctgctgcctgtaGCCCTCCAAAGGACGTGGACacgatgcggctgctgtggtgagTGTGATGGACCACCGACCCGGCGCCCCGCGAGACCGGCCTGGAGCCGAGCAGGCCATGGCGATAAatgccggaggaggagatacGATGCCAGCGCTCATCTTGGTGAAGGACTGGCCGGCCATCTCTCGACCTCGCTGCAtcgccctccttcctcccctttgcCTTTCGGCTCCCATTCgcgcgtgtctctctctctcgctgcttaCCTTGCTTGCACCGCCATGCACGACGAACGTGCCTACGACGTGGCACTGGGTGcggtgggagggggtggatTGGCCAGTAGGGAGGCAGgaggggctgcagcagcggtagacggggcgtgaggagggggcgCTGGCGGGCctctcctgcctccctccctcgccggCCGTCGCATGCGTAGGTGTGCTCTGTTCGCTCTCATCTACtatcacccccccccttcaaacacacacacgcagtccCCCGCGCGCCTCGCCAGGAGGTGAGGGTCAGCGCGGTGCGTTGACGCCAGAGGCAATAGTGCGGAATGCCGGGGGGTGGAGACAGATGGGTGCGTCCTCGGCGCAGCCCCCccatgcgccgccgctgtcgcgctCGATGTgtcgtctccctctcgctgcccCTCGCATCGCCTTTCTCTTCGCtcctgtcctctctctctctgggcacacgcgctgctgctgcgatgcctccccccacccctccctcgccgtcTTGGCCGCACGCCAGGCGGacacccgcccccctcccctctcccaccgcGTGTGCCGTTTGGCTGTCGGCTCAGGGCGGACAGCGCCGTGCTGCCCGACACATCTCGGTGGAGGCGAGCTGAAAAGGGTGACCGAAAACGCGCGAAACGGCGGCGAGacggcaccgcctctgcTCCCCTACCTCTGCTCCGCCGCTTGTACGTGTGCGCTTGGCTGGTGTCCTGGGGCCTCTGcgggcggcagtgctgcaggcgaggaggagcggtgcGGCTCGCACCTACGCACCTCTTGCCCGCCCACCCGCAAAGGCACGCACGCTTTGGcaccgccctcccctctggACTCTTCGTATCGGTGGCGTTGCGCTTGGAAAGTCGCGAAGGGCGGGCTGCTGCGAGGACGGGCGCCTTGCGCTTGAGTCGTCGCCATTGCGCCCCACCACCGTGTCGGCCATGCTGCGCCCGGCACCGCTGCGTACGCGCCTACCGAGCCAGgcgtgccgccaccgctcgcCGTGTCGCTGGGGTCCCACCGGAGAAGACAGCTGCGACGGAGGGCGTGTGCAAGCTCCTGAGCCACCCCAAGTGCTTGCGGGTCGCCGAGTGGGTGCGCTCCGCTGGGCCCTCGGAGGCcgacgaggtggagggcCCCGCGTGCATCCTGGGCCATCGCGGCTGGCGGGCACCACGCGCCTGGACCTGCTGGGGGCCTCTGACACCCGCCGCAGGGCGCACCTGTCCCAGCGGGACCACCACATCAGATGCGCAGCCTCTACTCGGGGCGCGTGACGGAGCGGGACCGGCGATGCATGGCGGCCAGGTACGCCggcatccccccccccccgccagCGTCGCTTTCTGCGGCGCGTTTTCGCTGTTTGGGTGGAACTGCAAGCGCACCACCTGATGCGCCAGCGCTCCTCGGAGATGCGCTTTGCGGTGAGGACGCTCTGCAAGAAAGCACCTCCCGGAGCGTCCACTACCGCcgacgcggcgcaccagctgTCCAGGCAGACTCGCCGAGAGGCGCTGGAGCGCTGGATTCGGCCGGTGTTTCAGCAGCTGGACACAGCGCACCCTCGCATTGCGGTGATCACCGGGCCCTTTGGGTGTGGTAAGAGCTCGCTGTGCCGCGCTGCAATGCGCGAGGACGGCATGGTTGGCGTGGTCGTGGACGTGCGCGTGAGGGAGGacccgctgcgccgcgtcatTAAGGCCCTTGGTGTGCCGCACGTGGAGGCCTGCGGCGACGCGCTCGACTTCATCTCCGAGGCATGCTGCAGGGCCAAGTCCATGATGGGTGGAAAGACGCCCGTGAGTGTGCTAGGGCTGCGTGAGGCGGACAGCCTGGCGCGTGTGTACAAcgaggcgctggcgctggcgtgcgAGCGCCGCGTGTGCCACGTCGTGGTGGAGGTGCCCCTTGAGGCGCTAACCGTGACGAGCacgcgttgctgccgcgcttGGACTTCGGCACGGAGGCGTTTCTGGATACCGTGGCCACGAGCCGCGCCGACCTGGATGAGCTGCTTGGTGCTGCTCATCAGCTCCGTGGGGCGATGACACGCCGCTCAAGATGGCTGTAAGGcgcctggcgcagctgccataCGGCGAGGCCCTCGATGACAGCAGCCTCGCCCACCCCTCGCTGCACGACGTGGTCTTCTGCAATCCCGTGCGGGTGTTTGGCTCTTCAAGGGCCGAGGGCTGCACAGCGCGAGCGAATGAGCGGAGGCAGGCAGCTgagcgtgtctgcgtgtgtgtgcgggtccACCGACTTTGCGCGCCGCTGGCTGCGGCCAACGTACGCCTCGTCTGCCCCTCTCTGGGCATCAGCGTGGCGCTTGCCGCACCCGCCCtggctgcaggcggcggggGAGTGGCAGGGGGGCGcggttgccgctgcgctcgAGACTCTTCTGTGGGCCTAGTCCAGGATGGGCACGGCATAGGCAGCCAGCGCTTCCACACCCCCGTCCGCTCTCGCGGTGcccgctcgctcgctctcccactccttttctctgttgccgGTGCAGGCACGTGTGCGGACTGTGCGGCCGGGGCCCCTCCGTCCCCCACAGAGCAAGCCCGCCCATACACGCGtgtgggaaggagggagggggtgtctgagagagcggcggcgctgtgcactgctgcggggAACGCGCAGAGCGATAAATACGTAAGAGGAGGGCAACAATNNNNNNNNNNNNNNNNNNNNNNNNNNNNNNNNNNNNNNNNNNNNNNNNNNNNNNNNNNNNNNNNNNNNNNNNNNNNNNNNNNNNNNNNNNNNNNNNNNNNTGTGATCGTCCAGTTCATCGCGTTCCTCTTTGTGCTCGTGGGCACGCCCATCGACATGTTTCACCAGCGTGGTGGAGGCCGATTTGAGAATACGCCCTGCATTACGTTGTGGGGGTCAAAGGATGAGTGCCACAGCGGCAATTACTCAATGGATTTAGAGGAACTCTGGAGAGGATGCCCGGCTCGCCAACACCGTTTCCGCGCTTGTCAGGCCTTTGCAATCATCTCCATCTTCGTATACGGTATAGCGGCTGTCTTGGGCTTCCTtcagctgtgctgctgctctttcccACGCTGGGTCTGCCTGGCGCTCAACGTCACTGGGGCTGTGACGCTGTTCATTGTGTGGGCCTCCATGTTGGTGGTCTACTACCAGGAGGACTTTCTCTGCGTAAGGGAGAAGGACCTCTCCGTGTTAGGGTCCGGCTTCGCGCTATTGGTCATCGCGTGGCTCCTGGATGCTCTCAACATCCTCTTCTTGCTGCTCTTGTGGCCGGCCGCGGACCCCAGTAAGAGCAAGGACCCGAGTGACAGTAGGGACCCGAGTGATAGCATGGACGCAAAGGAATAGACGCGGTAAGGGGATGCTGAAGGGGACAGGCGTACGTGGAGGCACTGGGACGGTGGCCGAGTtgcgccgcagcgcaccgcACGCCCCTTACGCGccagtgccgcctcctcccctcgaCTCCTACGCTCCTGCGGTTCTGCCGCCCTCATGCACTCTTTTCCCTACCACTCCCAACGCCCGCGCCTCGACGcggccctccctctcttccctctctctctctctcgtgctttACTTTTGTTGCCCGCTTGTGGGCGCGCCTCcctcgtgcgcgtgcgcctttTCGCGTCCTCCTTGCCGCCTCTCACCACTTCGTAGCCTCTGCCTGCTCTgccagcacagcagcgtgcgctggtggtgggcagAGCACACTGGCCGCCGACAAGCCCACTGATGCCCCCTCTGCGCCACTTCCGCACAGCCGTCTCTGCGTTGCCCCCTCAGGCACGCCGAAGATACCGTTGGCGAAAGGGAGGCAAGTgggtggcgccgtcgccgactGGAGATCAACGTCGCGAGGTGAGCGAAGGGGTGCCGAGCGACCAGGctggtgaggaggtggaaggGGGCCGACGGATGCGGAGGCACTGGGGCGGTGGAcgggcggcgccgcagcagacggAGAGAacccacgcgcaccgccCAGCCCCTTGCCCGCACgtgccgcccctcccctccccacgcccGCACTTCCCCCCGTGCTTGCGTTTTTGCCTTCTCActgtgccctcctcctcgggaccttttctcttctctctcgtgcttTCCTTCCTCGTGTAGGGGtcgctgcgcttctctgcgtgtgtgactGCACATGCACGACGTGTTGTGCATATGCGCTGACGTGCGCCAGTGCGAGACGCACGCCCCCGCCgtgtcccctctccctcccctctccccctcttttaTTTCACTTCCCTGCGTTCTTGCTTCTGTTGGTGCtaacacccacacacacccgccagCCGGCGCCGGGTCTTCTGCGCGNNNNNNNNNNNNNNNNNNNNNNNNNNNNNNNNNNNNNNNNNNNNNNNNNNNNNNNNNNNNNNNNNNNNNNNNNNNNNNNNNNNNNNNNNNNNNNNNNNNNGGGCAGGGACCCAAATGAGGGCAGGGACCCAAATGAGGGCAGGGACCCAAATGAGGGCAGGGACCCAAATGAGGGCAGGGACCCAAATGAGGGCAGGGACCCAAATGAGGGCGGAGAACCAAATGAATAGATGCGGCGAGGGGAAACGGCAGGCAGCTAACGGACGCGGAGGCACTAGGCGGTGGACgggcggtgccgcagcacaccGAGGGAACCCACGCGCACCCCCGGCCAGTTGCCCGCACgtgccacccccaccctccccacGCCCGCTCTTCCCCCGGTGCGTGCGTCTTTGCCTTCCCACTGCGCCCCCTGCCTCGCGGGCTGTGCGCGTCCTGCCGCTCTGCGCCCGCGCCTCGCCGGGGCCCTCTGTAttctctcttgtgctttACTTTtgttgcctgtgtgtggtgcgcttccctcgtgtgcgtgcgccttttcgcttctcttctatACTGCCCGACTCGCCTAtgcccgcagcgcctccgcagccactgccgcccaCCGCCCTTTGGTGCTGCCCGTGGGAGGGCGGCAGGGGCGCCTGAGGGTGGAGGGCAGTGGTGAGCAATGCAGTGCGCCCTAGCTGCATAGCCCCCATCTCTTGCGTATCGGTTGCCACGCCGCTGCCCTTGCGTCGGGGCGCGTGCCAGCCGTGCCCCCGGGGCGCCCGTGGCGCACGACCCGCCGTCCAGCCGGCCTGTCTCCCTACTCTCACCCTAACgctgttcccccccccttgcccTTGCCGTCCGGCCCTTCTCACCGCGCCTCACATCGCGCACTCCCCCtaaagcacacgcagcagcagcagctaggatcctccctcgccctcgctctctccctcccccattcGTCCCCCCTCGCCACCCTCCCTGTCCACCGCATTGCCGTCTCGCCTGCCCACCCCTGCACGTTGGTCGTGCGTTGGAGAAGATGGCGTGCAACGTCGGGGCTCTGCTCTACGCGGTCCTCCAGTTCATCGCGTTCATCTTTGTGCTCGTGGCCACGCCCCTCGACATGTTTCGCGTGAAGGATTTGGGTAGATTTGGCAGCACGCCTTGCCTGACACTGTGGGGCGGGAAGGAGAACTGCAACACCGTCAGGAGCGACACCAGTTATGACGTTTTGTGGGACCTCTGCCCCGGACGCCTTGCTAGGTTTCACATGGCTGAGGTGTTCGCTGTCATCTCCATCCTCGTGTACGGCTTGGCGGCCCTCTTCGGCATCATTATGCTGTTCTGCTGCTCGTTCTTCCACTGGATCTGCCTTGCGCTCAACATCACTGGAGTTGTAACGGTGTGCGTCGTGTGGGTGCTCATGATATTCGACTACAACAACGCCGAGGACTTTTGCCCGGCCATCAACACCCACTTTAACTTCGGTAACGGCTTCATGATGTTTGTGGTGGCCTGGTGCCTGAACCTCGTCAACATCGTGCTCTTGCTTCTCCAGTGTCGGGCCAGGGACCCGAGTGAGAGCGGGGACCCGAGTGAGCGCAGGGACCCGAGTGAGCGCAGGGACCCGAGTGAGCGCAGGGGCGCGAAGGAATAGATGCGTCGAGGGGAGGCAGAAGGTGGCCGACGGACGCGGAGGCTCTTGGGCGGTGAAcgggcggtgccgctgcgctcctAGAGATCTCTCGCTCACTGCCCGGCCTGTTGCCCGCACGTGCCACCCCCTCCCGTCACCTCCtatgcagctgcgcttctgCCGCCCTTGTGTGCCCGCTCTTCCCCCTGCTCGTGCGTCTTTGCCTTCCCACTGCGCCCCCTGCCTCGCGGGCTGTGCGCGTCCTGCCGCTCTGCGCCCGCGCCTCGCCGGGGCCCTCTGTAttctctcttgtgctttACTTTtgttgcctgtgtgtggtgcgcctccctcgtgtgcgtgcgcctttTCGCGTCCTCTTTGCTACTCGACTCGCCTGcccccgcagcgccgccgcggctacTTGCAGGGCTTATCTTGGCGAATGCTGTGCCGCCGACAATTGTGGTAGTGTCAGGCACTTGTGATGCAGGGCAGTGTGGGTCATGCATTGCCATGGATGTTGCCGGCCAGGTAGTGAGTGGTGTTTCGGAGGCGTACTGCGGCTGTGAACAGACTTGTGCAGCTCATACAATGGGCAAGGCGTCAGCACGACTTGTGTGAATATATTTCGTATGTTTTCGGTTTACGTACTTCTCTGTGGAGATCTACGGAGGGGGTGAGCAGAAGTCAAGGTGGGCGCCGTGCTTGGCTGACGGAGGTGATAGGGCTCTAACGCCtgtctgcggctgccaaGCGCCAGGGGATTGTCTTGTGGCACACTGTAGGGTAGAGTTTTAAATGCACCTTTCTGGGAGAATATAGACTCTAAGGAACGCGCTTTGTGGAACTAGTTCGACTTGGAATGCCCTGGTGTACATCTCTGGG belongs to Leishmania panamensis strain MHOM/PA/94/PSC-1 chromosome 8 sequence and includes:
- a CDS encoding amastin-like protein (TriTrypDB/GeneDB-style sysID: LpmP.08.0690~partially sequenced multicopy gene) — translated: VIVQFIAFLFVLVGTPIDMFHQRGGGRFENTPCITLWGSKDECHSGNYSMDLEELWRGCPARQHRFRACQAFAIISIFVYGIAAVLGFLQLCCCSFPRWVCLALNVTGAVTLFIVWASMLVVYYQEDFLCVREKDLSVLGSGFALLVIAWLLDALNILFLLLLWPAADPSKSKDPSDSRDPSDSMDAKE
- a CDS encoding amastin-like protein (TriTrypDB/GeneDB-style sysID: LpmP.08.0700), translated to MACNVGALLYAVLQFIAFIFVLVATPLDMFRVKDLGRFGSTPCLTLWGGKENCNTVRSDTSYDVLWDLCPGRLARFHMAEVFAVISILVYGLAALFGIIMLFCCSFFHWICLALNITGVVTVCVVWVLMIFDYNNAEDFCPAINTHFNFGNGFMMFVVAWCLNLVNIVLLLLQCRARDPSESGDPSERRDPSERRDPSERRGAKE
- a CDS encoding tuzin, putative (TriTrypDB/GeneDB-style sysID: LpmP.08.0680): MRQRSSEMRFAVRTLCKKAPPGASTTADAAHQLSRQTRREALERWIRPVFQQLDTAHPRIAVITGPFGCGKSSLCRAAMREDGMVGVVVDVRVREDPLRRVIKALGVPHVEACGDALDFISEACCRAKSMMGGKTPVSVLGLREADSLARVYNEALALACERRVCHVVVEVPLEALTVTSTRCCRAWTSARRRFWIPWPRAAPTWMSCLVLLISSVGR